The sequence below is a genomic window from Uranotaenia lowii strain MFRU-FL chromosome 2, ASM2978415v1, whole genome shotgun sequence.
TACGAAACTATCCAAATTAGATGGTAACAGAAACTGGGACTCGAGATTAGATAcctatattttgtttaatgatttattcaataaaaggCTTTCAAATTTCTGTGCTTCTTTCATTTCGTTatgctttttttctattttaaagtttcaattgaaattttttaatttttgaaaaacaatttgacACATGAATCAAATTCGTCCAATTTCAAGGAGAGTAGTTTTGAGTTacagtgttgtgttcaattttgtgaaatttagtTTCATGATTAAATTAATAACACTTGAGTTATGCCTTTGTATGTAGCAAATTTTCTGCTATTgcgaattttttgtttaatgttcTATTTTCAGATtggaatttcagattttgattttgacttcAGATTCTCATTTTAGAaccagattttagatttcaatttcaaaatcagattttaaattcaaaattccgattcagaattcagatcaagATTTgtgattcagattttagtttcATGTTAAAATTCAGGGGGAAAACTTTGGGTTAATccatctacaaaaaaaaaagttcaagaaagaaatgttaaaattcaTGTGCAGATTTCCAATTAagctttgaattttcaaattcagtataATTCTTAAATTTAGGAAGTCGAGTTTCGAAACCAAATCGTggattattttacaaaaaccaTCATATTTTATTCGACAGATTTTGGATTCATAAAAATTGCTACTCCTACGACTGCATATTGTTAAgttaacaatattttcaaattattttaaaagcaaaTGTTCTGAGATTCCcagaagataaataaaaatgagcacAGAAGAGAttatcaaaacaactaaaaattgCTTCTGAGTATCAAAAGACGTAGGAATAAGCGGtaattaggggagatgggggcataatggccaccttaaggaaaacggttatttaacaatagaaaatagctataatatggaggttacattattgtttcgtgttcagacaattgaaaagcctattccctaacaagctgaaacgtgaaaaactagatgaaaacgttaaaaaatgcattttaaaattttttgccaaaacctgaaaaccagccactgtggaggcataatgagaaccccccctgaggcagtatgggCACCATTAggatcagagcaagatgtgcgtttttgccggggaatgtagcagcgaattcaattcgatgaagtcaggtgagtcgtagattcatcaaacaaagcaataacaaaataatctaggtctgtagaatacaaacaattcacgcacgctcatacattaagtgctttgttcggaggatgatgctactagccgtataatgtaacaataaaaaaatcgatcatgaattgtgaatggaaaaaaatcacctcgaacagaaatctaactctagtcttttgattacctctccgacaccttaccaataggctaaattgtcggatgaaaactagtcaaggtgtggcgctataaatcaattttaattcgctgttagattctacggcagaaaatgctcattatgcctcgataatatggtgctctatatgcccctagtcaacaaatttaagtaaaaacgtgttttaaaattgataaaagtgaaaaatcaaaaattttttgatggtaaaaattgagaaacaatgtgtacattatgttgcagtgcgtacattatagatcaaggttattttaagatcataagagcttatttcgtggtgctcaaaaattataatattttcgtaacttgagaaccaagctagttttttttaaatatctctgtaaagatgataaggagattcctttttttgtgaaaagttaatactataggaagtacgaaacaaatcctcatgaaaatttatttaagaaaatacgcactttcgtagaaaagcgtagttctcattatgcctcgggtgctcgttatgccctcatctcccctaataattcaaaaacttacaATGGGCGATCGATTTCCACATTGATGAAATGGCTGTTTTCCGGGGCCACTTTGAGCGCTTCCTGGACAACTGGGGCGGCTGAAATGCAAATGAAAGACACAGGggggataatattaaaatttagtttttctcccTTTGGCGCTCCTCTCATATGCAAATAAGGACAgacattcctttttttcttttttctttttcaaaaacacgTGAGGGTTTATTTCATCCTATCaattatttttgatcaaataGTGGAATTAACGACTCTCGAAGGTGTAGATTCCCCAAGGGAAAAGGGAAGCTCCAGCCCAGATAATGAATTGGGGTGTTTCACTACAACAGAATGACTGAGCTTAATTGTGGACCTTATCTTATCACGATGGATGACACCGTGAAAAGTATAATATGTGTACTAGGTGCAATGAGTGGATTGTTTGCTAAACTTTCTCAAATTATGAACAAGTAATACCTAATGAAATTACataattatatgaaaatttaaaaccggtAGCTTACCTTTGACGCAATAAGGGCACCAGCTAGAACCGTTCTCGTCCTTATCTCCGGTGAAAAGGACATGAACCGGTTGGCCTTTGCCCTCAAGGCTAGCAGCCAGTTGGGTGAACTCTTCCCAGCTCTTGGCGTAGTGCTTGTTGACCATTTTAGCTAGCAAccgtttgctgctgctgctcatgAACCGGAAACCGGGCGCCGTACCGCGAAAATATACTGTATAGCTTCCGATTGCTACGTTCCGAAGGAAACTTTGACAAGTCGAATTTTGCGTAGCGAGGGAGTAACAAGTTGACCGTGCTACGAACGAATGTGAAATGTGAAACGAATGACTAATGTCAGCTAGCTAATAACGTTTAAAGAAAAGCAGCAATCGACGCACTCGCGGTCGCGGAAAACAGGTAAACAAACAGATTCGAACTCGTAGCGATAAAATTTGTTGGACGAGTCGAACTCGTGCGCAtcggtttgaaaaatttccaagtacactcaaaaaaacttaatttcgaTGCGCAATATTTTATAACAATTCAAATGTAAAGTGAAACGTAAACGAACATTTCGAATACATGTACCTACAAGTACAAATTGGCTTTAATATTTTGGTAcggaaaggatttttttaaataaatattcatgaaTTTCGTGAATTTCTGTTCAAGTTTCTCATTTTCGTGAGCACCCCTCACTGAGTCACTCATTTTACGCCTTTTTGGAAACGAGCCCTAATCGCAGCACGTGCGCGGCGAAACTGTCAAACGAAAATcatgttttcttttcttcagTCTCACGCAATCGATTCTGTTTGGCGTACAGATTGTCTCGGCCGCTTCGGTTATTTCCTGTAGAAAAGTACAGTCGTGACGATTTGTTGCTCATCAAAAAGCCGAAATGACCATCGGTAGCTTCCTCCGGTTCCGACCATCGCTGGTGCAGGCAAAATCGCTCTTGGAGGTAAGAAAAAACTGGTAATTTCTGAAAACCCATGTTATATAACTGGAATACCGGCGTTTCTTTTTTGTTCCGCCAGGGCACTGGGCAGCGCTTTTCCAGTCACACCACATTTGCGGAACACAAACAACTGGAGAAAATTCGT
It includes:
- the LOC129748408 gene encoding thioredoxin domain-containing protein 17-like, whose product is MSSSSKRLLAKMVNKHYAKSWEEFTQLAASLEGKGQPVHVLFTGDKDENGSSWCPYCVKAAPVVQEALKVAPENSHFINVEIDRPFWKDLNNPYRKDTRTNLVFLPTLLRWKSPQRLDGERVSNKDLVEMLLSDED